A stretch of the Mesorhizobium huakuii genome encodes the following:
- the mobA gene encoding molybdenum cofactor guanylyltransferase MobA produces the protein MERDIAGIVLAGGQSRRMGGGDKSLLPLGSGSVLDQLLSRFGPQVEILALSANGDPDRFSRFGLPVLADTIEGFAGPLAGILTGLEWAAAGTPCKAVVTAAGDTPFLPLDLVERLAAAAGEHPGSIAVALSAGRRHPTFALWPIDCRDALRHFLVDEDNRRVSAFIERHGHVEVEFPVLQSTGLDPFFNINVPDDLAEAARLLQSMTS, from the coding sequence ATGGAGCGAGATATTGCAGGGATCGTCCTGGCCGGAGGCCAATCAAGGCGCATGGGAGGCGGCGACAAGAGCCTGTTGCCGCTTGGCAGCGGCAGCGTGCTTGACCAGCTCCTGTCGCGCTTTGGTCCGCAGGTTGAAATCCTGGCGCTGAGCGCCAATGGCGATCCCGACCGCTTTTCCCGTTTCGGACTGCCTGTGCTCGCCGACACGATCGAAGGCTTTGCCGGGCCGCTGGCCGGAATCCTCACCGGCCTCGAATGGGCCGCTGCCGGCACGCCTTGCAAGGCGGTCGTCACCGCCGCCGGCGACACGCCTTTTCTGCCGCTTGATCTCGTCGAGCGCCTGGCGGCAGCAGCCGGCGAGCATCCCGGTTCGATCGCCGTCGCCTTATCGGCCGGCAGGCGGCACCCGACCTTCGCGCTCTGGCCAATCGATTGCCGCGATGCCTTGCGGCATTTCCTGGTCGATGAGGACAACAGGCGGGTTTCGGCCTTCATCGAGCGCCATGGTCACGTCGAGGTGGAATTCCCGGTCCTGCAATCCACAGGGCTCGACCCTTTCTTCAACATCAATGTGCCGGACGATCTTGCCGAGGCCGCGCGGCTGTTGCAGAGCATGACATCATGA
- the mobB gene encoding molybdopterin-guanine dinucleotide biosynthesis protein B has translation MNIFGITGWKNSGKTTLTEKLVAELVRRGWKVSTVKHAHHDFDIDKPGADSFRHRQAGATEVAIVSGNRWALMHELRGENEPPLDSILSRLAPCDIVLVEGYKRETHRKIETRRLEAKDRTPLAAGDPNIVAVAADFAVTDESLPVFDLDDVKSIVDFIERTTGLVA, from the coding sequence ATGAACATCTTCGGCATCACCGGCTGGAAAAACTCCGGCAAGACGACTCTGACCGAGAAGCTGGTCGCCGAGCTTGTGCGGCGCGGCTGGAAGGTCTCGACGGTCAAACATGCTCATCATGATTTCGACATCGACAAGCCCGGCGCCGACAGCTTCCGCCATCGCCAGGCCGGCGCCACCGAGGTCGCGATCGTGTCCGGCAATCGCTGGGCGCTGATGCACGAATTGCGCGGTGAGAATGAGCCGCCGCTGGACAGCATCCTCTCGCGGCTCGCCCCATGCGACATCGTGCTGGTCGAAGGCTACAAGCGCGAGACCCACCGCAAGATCGAAACGCGGCGCCTGGAAGCGAAGGACCGGACGCCGCTCGCGGCGGGTGATCCCAATATTGTCGCCGTCGCCGCGGATTTCGCCGTCACCGACGAAAGCCTGCCGGTATTCGACCTCGACGACGTAAAATCCATAGTCGACTTCATCGAGCGCACCACCGGTCTCGTTGCTTGA
- a CDS encoding ABC transporter substrate-binding protein has translation MRIALRIALAASAALLTLGVAQAQEKTLRIGTEGAYPPFNNLTSDGKLVGFDIDIAQALCDQMKVKCTFVAQDWDGIIPALQAGKFDAIVASMSITPERKEKVDFSHKYYNTPSALAVPKDSTLKGVTKADLAGKTIGVATTTTHFNYASKTYTDSTVKGYPSSPEEQADLANGRLDAIEDDIVVLQQWLDSPDGACCKILGQPSPQPVEIFGPGAGIAVRKGETDLVNKLNEAIDAIRANGKYKEINDKYFKFDVFGAES, from the coding sequence ATGCGTATTGCACTGCGTATCGCGCTCGCCGCATCGGCTGCGCTGCTGACGCTCGGCGTCGCCCAGGCCCAGGAGAAGACCCTGCGGATCGGCACCGAAGGCGCCTACCCCCCCTTCAACAACCTGACCTCTGACGGCAAGCTCGTCGGCTTCGACATCGACATCGCCCAGGCGCTTTGCGACCAGATGAAGGTCAAGTGCACCTTCGTCGCCCAGGATTGGGACGGCATCATCCCCGCACTTCAGGCCGGCAAGTTCGACGCCATCGTCGCTTCGATGTCGATCACGCCGGAGCGCAAGGAGAAGGTCGACTTCTCGCACAAATACTACAACACGCCTTCGGCGCTCGCCGTGCCGAAAGACTCGACCCTGAAGGGCGTGACCAAGGCGGATCTCGCCGGCAAGACCATCGGTGTCGCCACGACGACCACCCATTTCAACTATGCCTCGAAGACCTACACCGACAGCACCGTGAAGGGCTATCCGAGCAGCCCCGAGGAGCAGGCAGATCTTGCCAACGGTCGTCTCGACGCCATCGAGGACGATATCGTGGTGCTGCAGCAGTGGCTGGATTCGCCTGATGGCGCCTGCTGCAAGATTCTCGGCCAGCCGTCGCCGCAACCGGTCGAGATCTTCGGGCCGGGCGCCGGCATTGCCGTCCGCAAGGGCGAGACCGACCTGGTCAACAAGCTCAACGAGGCCATCGACGCCATCCGCGCCAATGGAAAATACAAGGAAATCAACGACAAGTACTTCAAGTTCGACGTCTTCGGCGCCGAGTCCTGA
- a CDS encoding ABC transporter permease, with protein MPAQSIWTLLSWGPDGWSDDIVYGALITVALALATLPIGLTIGFFIALAKQSEEPSLRLAANIYTTVFRGLPELVTLFLFFFGVPILLQHLIRYFRPEATIDVNSFVAGMIVLALIFSSYASEVFLSAFRAIPKGQYEGGYAIGLSYGQTMRLVIVPQLLRIAFPGLENCWLSLLKDTSLVSVVGLAETLRNAGVAARVTKHSFLFYGVAALVFLALAVVSSFATSAILRSLGKREAQR; from the coding sequence ATGCCAGCCCAGAGCATATGGACACTTCTCAGTTGGGGACCCGATGGCTGGAGTGACGATATTGTTTATGGCGCACTGATCACCGTTGCGCTTGCGCTCGCCACCCTGCCGATCGGATTGACGATCGGCTTTTTCATTGCACTCGCCAAGCAGTCCGAAGAACCTTCGCTACGCCTGGCCGCCAACATCTACACCACGGTCTTTCGCGGCCTGCCGGAACTGGTGACGCTCTTCCTGTTCTTCTTCGGCGTGCCGATCCTGCTGCAGCATCTCATCCGGTATTTTCGACCCGAAGCGACCATCGACGTCAACAGCTTCGTCGCCGGCATGATCGTGCTTGCCCTGATCTTCTCGTCCTATGCCAGCGAGGTTTTCCTGTCGGCCTTCCGTGCCATACCCAAAGGCCAGTATGAGGGGGGTTATGCCATTGGTCTTTCCTACGGGCAGACAATGCGCCTGGTGATCGTGCCACAGCTGCTGCGCATTGCGTTTCCCGGCCTCGAGAATTGCTGGCTTAGCCTTTTGAAGGACACCTCACTGGTGTCTGTCGTCGGTCTTGCGGAGACGTTGCGCAACGCCGGCGTGGCCGCTCGTGTCACCAAGCATTCCTTCCTGTTTTACGGCGTAGCGGCTCTGGTCTTTCTTGCTCTGGCCGTCGTGTCGTCCTTCGCCACCAGCGCCATCTTGCGCTCGCTCGGCAAAAGGGAGGCACAACGATGA
- a CDS encoding ABC transporter permease has product MSATATMIERPPPRARGWPRRRVVGYGLVCLWIAFGLGIVSYLFFAWNAAFFAKYAPAYLQGLGVTLALVSISMVLGAILSVPVAYGRMSRNRILSGLAYCYVYFFRGTPLLVQTFLVYYGLGSFRPQLQMIGLWDFFKDAFNCGVFAFALNTAAYQAEILRGAIESVPKGQWEGAASLGLHKLQTLRKIVLPQALVVALRPYGNELILMVKASAIVAIITVYDLMGNAKLAFANSFDIQSYIWVALVYLVMVELLRHAIEWIERRITIHLKR; this is encoded by the coding sequence ATGAGCGCGACAGCCACCATGATCGAACGGCCACCACCGCGGGCCCGCGGTTGGCCGCGAAGGCGCGTCGTCGGCTACGGGCTGGTCTGCCTGTGGATTGCCTTTGGCCTCGGCATCGTCAGCTATCTCTTTTTTGCCTGGAACGCGGCCTTCTTCGCCAAATATGCGCCGGCCTATCTGCAAGGGCTTGGGGTAACGCTCGCGCTGGTTTCCATATCGATGGTGCTTGGTGCGATCCTGTCGGTGCCTGTCGCCTATGGGCGCATGTCCAGGAATCGCATCCTGTCCGGCCTTGCCTATTGCTACGTTTATTTCTTCCGGGGCACGCCGCTGCTGGTTCAGACGTTTCTGGTCTATTACGGGTTGGGGTCGTTCAGGCCTCAACTCCAGATGATCGGGCTCTGGGATTTCTTCAAGGACGCCTTCAACTGCGGCGTCTTCGCCTTTGCGCTCAACACCGCCGCCTACCAGGCCGAGATCCTGCGCGGCGCTATCGAGAGTGTGCCGAAGGGCCAATGGGAAGGCGCTGCCTCGCTCGGCCTGCACAAACTGCAGACGCTGCGCAAGATCGTCCTGCCGCAAGCGCTGGTCGTCGCCTTGCGGCCTTACGGCAATGAGCTGATCCTGATGGTCAAGGCTTCGGCGATCGTCGCCATCATCACCGTCTACGACCTGATGGGCAATGCAAAACTCGCCTTCGCCAACTCCTTCGACATCCAGTCCTATATCTGGGTCGCCCTGGTGTACCTCGTGATGGTCGAGCTGTTGCGCCATGCCATCGAATGGATCGAGCGCCGGATCACCATCCATCTGAAACGCTGA
- a CDS encoding NAD(P)-dependent oxidoreductase, translated as MASVAFLGLGVMGYPMAAHLRNKGGHDVTVYNRTRAKAEQWVGQHGGSLAVTPVEAAKDKDFVFSCVGNDDDLRSVTTGPDGAFKSMKKGSVFIDNTTASAEVARELAAAAQAGGFSFLDAPVSGGQAGAENGVLTVMVGGDQAAFDRARPVIDAYARMVGLMGSAGAGQLTKMINQICIAGLVQGLSEGIHFGKKAGLDIEKVIEVISKGAAGSWQMENRHKTMNASKYDFGFAVDWMRKDLGICLAEADRNGARLPVTALVDQFYKDVQAMGGKRWDTSSLLARLEK; from the coding sequence ATGGCATCTGTGGCATTTCTCGGTCTTGGCGTTATGGGCTACCCCATGGCGGCACACCTCAGGAACAAGGGCGGCCACGACGTCACCGTCTACAACCGCACCAGGGCCAAGGCCGAGCAGTGGGTCGGCCAACATGGCGGCAGCCTGGCAGTGACGCCGGTAGAGGCAGCCAAGGACAAGGACTTCGTCTTTTCCTGCGTCGGCAATGACGATGATCTGCGCTCGGTGACGACAGGCCCGGACGGCGCCTTCAAATCAATGAAGAAAGGTTCGGTCTTCATCGACAACACCACGGCATCGGCGGAAGTCGCGCGCGAATTGGCGGCAGCCGCGCAAGCCGGCGGGTTCTCGTTTCTCGATGCGCCGGTTTCCGGTGGCCAGGCCGGCGCCGAGAACGGCGTGCTGACCGTCATGGTCGGCGGCGACCAGGCTGCCTTCGACAGGGCCAGGCCGGTCATCGACGCCTATGCCCGCATGGTCGGGCTGATGGGTTCGGCGGGCGCCGGCCAGCTGACCAAGATGATCAACCAGATCTGCATCGCCGGACTGGTTCAGGGACTGTCGGAAGGCATCCATTTCGGCAAGAAGGCCGGGCTCGACATCGAAAAGGTGATCGAGGTGATTTCCAAGGGTGCGGCCGGCTCCTGGCAGATGGAAAACCGGCACAAGACCATGAATGCCAGCAAATACGATTTCGGCTTCGCCGTCGACTGGATGCGCAAGGACCTCGGCATCTGCCTGGCTGAAGCCGACCGTAACGGCGCCAGGCTGCCGGTGACCGCGCTTGTCGATCAGTTCTACAAGGATGTGCAGGCCATGGGCGGCAAGCGCTGGGACACGTCTTCGCTGCTGGCGCGCCTGGAGAAGTAG
- a CDS encoding GNAT family N-acetyltransferase translates to MPKRSNASPSETFDLANIRFIEVTPATRRNFETLFEQPGAPKYCWCMAWRHSGREHIQNDEKKRQMTALIDAGTPVGILAEIDGKTVGWCSVAPRETYRRLSKQQDDSETGVWSIACFYVPRVLRGVGLASALLDAAIDHAFAKGARIIEAYPVAEASPSYRFMGFRDMFAARGFHEAGMAGSRRHVMRLEH, encoded by the coding sequence ATGCCAAAACGCTCGAACGCCTCGCCATCAGAAACGTTTGACCTTGCCAATATCCGCTTCATCGAGGTGACGCCGGCAACACGCCGCAATTTCGAGACTTTGTTCGAGCAGCCGGGTGCGCCGAAATACTGCTGGTGCATGGCCTGGCGGCACTCCGGCCGCGAGCACATCCAGAACGATGAAAAGAAGCGTCAGATGACAGCGCTCATCGATGCCGGAACCCCGGTCGGCATCCTCGCCGAGATCGACGGCAAGACCGTCGGCTGGTGCTCGGTTGCGCCGCGCGAGACTTATCGCAGGCTTTCAAAGCAGCAGGATGACAGTGAGACAGGCGTATGGTCGATCGCCTGTTTCTATGTGCCGAGGGTTTTGCGCGGCGTCGGCCTTGCATCTGCCTTGCTCGATGCAGCCATTGACCATGCCTTCGCCAAGGGAGCGCGCATCATTGAGGCCTATCCGGTGGCCGAGGCGTCGCCGAGTTACCGTTTCATGGGCTTTCGCGACATGTTTGCGGCGCGCGGCTTCCACGAGGCCGGCATGGCCGGTTCTCGCCGACATGTGATGCGTCTCGAGCATTGA
- a CDS encoding DUF3299 domain-containing protein, with the protein MNHFRSSFALAAALSLSAAGASAETMHIFWKDLRPASQAVAEDAGLPMIAAKLPDHGETLSVDLQDKTIQLAGYALPVDRDGDLVYQFLLVPWTGACSHMPTPPPNQIVLVTPAHPYKMSQAYQSVAVTGALKPDMEKSQLFILDGVSVIQSGYTVRKAEVVGVDSVPDSVTLPVNSPWSFLNKKKN; encoded by the coding sequence ATGAACCATTTCAGATCAAGCTTCGCGCTCGCGGCCGCGCTGTCTCTCTCCGCCGCCGGCGCTTCGGCCGAGACCATGCACATATTCTGGAAGGATTTGCGGCCAGCGAGCCAGGCGGTTGCCGAAGACGCCGGCCTGCCGATGATCGCGGCAAAATTGCCCGATCATGGCGAAACGCTGTCCGTGGATTTGCAGGATAAGACCATACAATTAGCCGGCTATGCATTGCCGGTCGATCGTGACGGCGATCTCGTCTATCAGTTCCTGCTGGTGCCCTGGACGGGCGCGTGCAGCCACATGCCGACGCCACCGCCCAACCAGATCGTGCTGGTCACGCCAGCCCATCCCTACAAGATGTCGCAAGCCTACCAGTCGGTTGCCGTCACCGGTGCGCTGAAGCCGGACATGGAGAAAAGCCAGCTGTTCATTCTCGACGGCGTCAGCGTCATCCAGTCCGGCTACACCGTGCGCAAGGCGGAGGTGGTCGGCGTCGACAGCGTGCCGGACTCCGTCACCTTGCCGGTGAACTCACCGTGGAGTTTCCTCAACAAGAAGAAGAATTGA
- a CDS encoding Lrp/AsnC family transcriptional regulator has translation MDRLDRKILRLLQEDATLAVADVAKKVGLSTTPCWRRIQKLEEEGVIKRRVAILDHEKVNVRVTVFVSIRTNSHSHEWLRRFSEVIQEFPEVVEFYRMSGDVDYLLRVVVPDIAAYDAFYKRLIAKIEIRDVSSSFAMEQIKYTTEIPLDYMVLDKESGANAA, from the coding sequence ATGGACCGCCTTGACCGAAAAATCCTCCGCCTCCTGCAGGAGGACGCGACGCTCGCGGTGGCCGATGTCGCCAAGAAAGTCGGCCTGTCGACCACGCCTTGCTGGCGCCGCATCCAGAAGCTCGAGGAGGAGGGCGTCATCAAGCGGCGCGTCGCCATTCTCGACCACGAAAAGGTCAATGTGCGGGTCACCGTCTTCGTCTCGATCCGCACCAACTCGCACAGCCATGAATGGCTGCGGCGGTTTTCCGAGGTTATCCAGGAGTTTCCCGAGGTGGTCGAGTTCTACCGCATGAGCGGCGACGTCGACTATCTCTTGCGCGTCGTCGTGCCCGACATCGCCGCCTACGACGCCTTCTACAAGCGGCTGATCGCCAAGATCGAAATCCGTGACGTCTCGTCGTCCTTCGCCATGGAGCAGATCAAATACACGACCGAAATCCCGCTCGACTACATGGTGCTGGACAAGGAATCGGGTGCCAACGCGGCCTGA
- a CDS encoding uracil-DNA glycosylase family protein, producing the protein MHQCAALASGDLQPAECRRLSVELDSFAAKVRACRICVENPVGKPLPHEPRPVLRPSSGARILIASQAPGTKVHLSGMPFTDASGDRLRSWLGVTSDEFYDIEKFAIVPMGFCFPGQDAKGGDLPPRRECAPAWRVPLMALMPRIDLVLTIGIYAQSWHMGAARRPSLTETVMDWRAIWENSVGAKVLPLPHPSWRNSGWLKQNPWFEMDLLPFLRSEIRYRLA; encoded by the coding sequence ATGCACCAATGTGCTGCGTTGGCATCAGGCGATCTCCAGCCGGCCGAGTGCCGCCGCTTGAGCGTGGAACTGGACAGTTTTGCCGCAAAGGTCCGGGCCTGCCGCATCTGCGTCGAAAATCCCGTCGGCAAACCGCTGCCGCATGAGCCGCGACCGGTGCTGCGGCCTTCGTCCGGCGCCCGCATCCTGATCGCCAGCCAGGCGCCGGGAACCAAGGTGCACCTGTCGGGCATGCCGTTCACCGATGCCTCGGGCGACCGATTGCGCAGCTGGCTCGGCGTGACCAGCGACGAATTCTACGACATCGAGAAATTCGCTATCGTTCCGATGGGCTTCTGCTTTCCCGGCCAGGATGCCAAGGGCGGTGACCTGCCGCCAAGGCGCGAATGCGCGCCGGCCTGGCGCGTGCCCTTGATGGCGCTGATGCCGCGGATCGACCTGGTGCTGACGATCGGCATCTATGCGCAGTCCTGGCACATGGGCGCCGCGCGCCGTCCCTCGCTGACGGAAACGGTGATGGACTGGCGCGCCATCTGGGAGAATTCCGTCGGTGCGAAAGTGTTGCCGCTGCCGCATCCGTCCTGGCGCAACAGCGGCTGGTTGAAGCAGAATCCGTGGTTTGAAATGGATTTGCTGCCTTTCCTGCGTTCGGAAATCCGCTATCGCCTCGCTTAG
- a CDS encoding glutathione S-transferase — MKLFDGGRAPNPRRVRVFLAEKGITVPLVSVDMGALEHKGQTVSSRNPLQRLPVLELDDGTVITESVAICRYFEELHPEPALFGRGALGKAQVEMWQRRMEFNLLSCVAQAFRHIHPAMKEWEIPQIPEWGEANKPKAIEFLKILDGELASREFAAGDSYSIADITGLIAIDFMKPARIRVPEECTNVLRWHQAISSRPSAAA; from the coding sequence ATGAAACTCTTCGATGGAGGCCGGGCGCCCAACCCAAGGCGGGTTCGTGTTTTCCTTGCCGAGAAGGGGATCACGGTTCCGCTGGTGTCCGTCGACATGGGCGCTTTGGAGCACAAGGGCCAGACGGTGAGCTCGCGCAACCCTTTGCAGCGCCTGCCGGTGCTGGAGCTTGATGATGGCACCGTCATCACCGAATCCGTCGCCATCTGCCGCTATTTCGAGGAGTTGCATCCCGAGCCGGCCCTGTTCGGACGTGGCGCGCTCGGCAAGGCGCAGGTCGAGATGTGGCAGAGGCGGATGGAGTTCAATTTGCTGAGCTGCGTCGCGCAGGCCTTTCGCCATATCCATCCAGCGATGAAGGAATGGGAAATTCCGCAGATCCCCGAATGGGGCGAGGCCAATAAACCAAAGGCAATCGAATTCCTGAAAATCCTCGACGGCGAGTTGGCGAGCCGGGAATTCGCCGCCGGCGACAGCTATTCGATTGCCGATATCACCGGCCTGATCGCGATCGACTTCATGAAGCCGGCGCGCATCAGGGTGCCGGAAGAATGCACCAATGTGCTGCGTTGGCATCAGGCGATCTCCAGCCGGCCGAGTGCCGCCGCTTGA
- a CDS encoding thermonuclease family protein yields MSRSWSPRSRRRYAAPGPRSLWRKVLDYGLAALILGLLILLAARLDRVETRQTQGAAIINDGDSITLGTERIRMRGIDAPEYTQTCRRNGTDYACGTLARQSLVRLIAGKPVTCSGWQRDRYGRLLGDCKAGGIDLNRAQVEAGWAVAFGDYESEQAAARAAKAGIWAGTFDQPQDWRDSHHGEVVERKHGTLASIGDAVREIFRFW; encoded by the coding sequence ATGAGCCGTTCCTGGTCGCCGAGATCGCGTCGGCGGTACGCGGCGCCAGGCCCGAGAAGCCTGTGGCGCAAAGTGCTGGACTACGGGCTGGCTGCTCTCATACTGGGGCTGCTGATCCTGTTGGCGGCGCGCCTCGATCGGGTGGAAACGCGCCAGACGCAAGGTGCTGCCATCATCAATGATGGCGATTCGATCACGCTCGGCACCGAGCGCATCCGCATGCGCGGCATCGACGCGCCGGAGTACACCCAGACCTGCCGCAGAAACGGCACTGACTATGCCTGTGGCACGCTTGCGCGCCAATCGCTGGTGCGCCTGATCGCCGGCAAGCCGGTCACCTGCAGCGGCTGGCAGCGGGACCGCTATGGCCGGCTGCTCGGCGACTGCAAGGCTGGCGGGATAGACCTCAACCGCGCCCAGGTCGAGGCGGGCTGGGCCGTTGCCTTTGGCGACTACGAAAGTGAGCAAGCGGCTGCCCGCGCGGCAAAAGCCGGTATCTGGGCAGGTACGTTCGACCAGCCGCAGGACTGGCGCGACAGCCATCACGGTGAGGTCGTGGAGCGAAAACACGGCACGCTGGCGTCGATCGGCGACGCCGTGCGGGAGATTTTTCGCTTCTGGTGA
- a CDS encoding sensor histidine kinase, which produces MPLQRSNTADKFIVDRRKPHRNSDVARAVRKTRDRLSQQAGNLDFDRELLKLHARAMTSGAVVIPLLVLAIAAAGRLAGVGNEIGLWALFTLTGYTIVVFMARRIERTEASELNPLQAQREFLVGHFLCGLGWGWFVWLGCGVCQVDQFQVVKAVVLLFAMAGTAVMASSLSGALLATFAVPVALYAYAGVKLWMPVEAIMAGLLVVSLPFFAYIARHLNRSSLMLLSFRSETDALIAEVETAKSMSDEARRRAEDANLAKSRFLASMSHELRTPLNAILGFSEVMANEVLGPMSNPTYRDYAHDVHDSGQHLLDLINEILDLSRIEAGRYQLNEEPVMLLNIVEDCCHMMELKARNKDIRLVQDFEQTLPRLFADERAVRQITLNLLSNAIKFTATGGEIRVRVGWTAGGGQYISIKDNGPGIPEDEIPIVLSAFGQGSIAIKSAEQGTGLGLPIVQGLLAMHGGEFELHSKLREGTEAIAIFPLSRVMEELPALPTAAVAARRR; this is translated from the coding sequence ATGCCCTTGCAACGCTCGAACACAGCGGACAAGTTCATTGTGGACCGCAGGAAACCCCATCGCAACAGCGATGTGGCGCGCGCGGTGCGCAAGACGCGCGACCGTCTTTCGCAGCAGGCCGGCAATCTCGATTTCGACCGCGAACTGCTGAAACTCCACGCGCGCGCCATGACAAGCGGCGCCGTGGTCATCCCGCTGCTCGTCCTGGCGATCGCCGCGGCCGGCCGGCTCGCCGGCGTCGGCAACGAGATCGGGCTCTGGGCGCTGTTCACGCTCACTGGCTATACGATCGTCGTCTTCATGGCGCGGCGCATTGAGCGTACGGAAGCGTCCGAGCTCAACCCTTTGCAAGCGCAACGGGAATTCCTTGTCGGCCATTTCCTTTGCGGCCTCGGCTGGGGCTGGTTCGTCTGGCTTGGCTGCGGTGTCTGCCAGGTCGACCAGTTCCAGGTGGTCAAGGCGGTGGTGCTGCTGTTTGCCATGGCTGGGACCGCGGTCATGGCCTCATCCCTGAGCGGGGCGTTGCTGGCAACTTTTGCCGTTCCGGTCGCGCTCTATGCCTATGCCGGAGTCAAATTGTGGATGCCGGTCGAGGCGATCATGGCCGGACTGCTCGTCGTGTCGTTGCCTTTCTTCGCCTATATCGCCCGTCACCTCAACCGCTCCTCGCTGATGCTGTTGTCGTTCCGCTCCGAAACGGATGCGCTGATTGCCGAAGTCGAGACCGCGAAGTCGATGTCGGATGAGGCGCGGCGGCGGGCCGAGGACGCCAATCTGGCGAAGTCGCGGTTCCTCGCTTCGATGAGCCATGAATTGCGCACGCCGCTCAACGCCATTCTCGGCTTTTCCGAGGTGATGGCGAACGAGGTGTTGGGGCCGATGAGCAATCCCACCTATCGCGACTACGCCCATGACGTGCATGATTCCGGCCAGCATCTGCTCGACCTGATCAACGAGATCCTCGACCTGTCGCGCATCGAGGCCGGCCGCTACCAGCTCAACGAAGAGCCGGTGATGTTGCTCAACATCGTCGAGGATTGCTGCCACATGATGGAGTTGAAGGCGCGCAACAAGGATATCCGTCTCGTCCAGGATTTCGAACAGACATTGCCGCGGCTGTTCGCCGACGAGCGCGCCGTGCGCCAGATCACGCTCAACCTGTTGTCGAACGCCATAAAATTCACCGCCACCGGCGGCGAGATCCGCGTCCGCGTCGGCTGGACGGCAGGCGGCGGGCAGTACATCTCGATCAAGGACAATGGCCCCGGCATTCCCGAGGACGAGATCCCGATTGTGCTCTCGGCCTTCGGCCAGGGTTCGATCGCCATCAAGAGCGCCGAACAGGGCACCGGGCTCGGCCTGCCGATCGTGCAAGGCCTGCTCGCCATGCATGGTGGCGAGTTCGAGCTTCATTCCAAGCTGCGTGAAGGCACGGAGGCGATTGCCATCTTCCCGCTGAGCCGGGTGATGGAAGAGCTGCCGGCACTGCCGACCGCGGCGGTGGCGGCGCGACGGCGGTAG
- a CDS encoding nicotinate-nucleotide--dimethylbenzimidazole phosphoribosyltransferase produces the protein MISALPFDDFRNLLDNLPAADLKAEARVRTLFAKADKPAHSLGRIEDIAAWLAAWSGRAPPAVTRPLMAVFAGNHGVVRHGISPRPVAATANAVELCAAGGAAINQICIANDLGLKVFDLALHIPTGDITDDAALDERGCAATMAFGMEAIAGGTDLLCLGDLGVGNSTVAAALFAALFGGRGADWVGPGSGADPAMQARKADVVDAALAFHHGHLDDPLEVLRRVGGREFAAIAGAILAARMQKIPVLLDGFAATAAAAVLYAANPSALDHCLLASLSPEPAHAKAAELLGFRPLLDLRISHGEGAGAALGAGLVKAAAMTSSGMAAAVRG, from the coding sequence ATGATCAGCGCTCTGCCTTTCGACGATTTCCGCAACCTGCTCGACAATCTGCCGGCAGCCGACCTCAAAGCTGAGGCACGGGTGCGCACACTGTTTGCCAAAGCCGACAAGCCAGCGCATTCGCTCGGCCGCATCGAGGACATCGCCGCGTGGCTTGCCGCCTGGAGCGGTCGGGCTCCGCCCGCCGTGACAAGACCGCTGATGGCGGTCTTTGCCGGCAACCATGGTGTTGTCAGGCATGGCATTTCGCCACGCCCGGTGGCGGCGACCGCCAACGCGGTCGAGCTTTGCGCGGCCGGCGGTGCGGCGATCAACCAGATCTGCATCGCCAACGACCTCGGATTAAAGGTATTCGATCTCGCCCTGCACATCCCGACCGGCGACATCACCGATGACGCCGCGCTCGACGAGCGCGGTTGCGCGGCCACCATGGCCTTCGGCATGGAAGCGATCGCCGGCGGCACCGATTTGCTTTGCCTCGGCGATCTCGGCGTCGGCAATTCCACCGTCGCCGCCGCCCTGTTTGCGGCGCTGTTCGGGGGCAGGGGTGCCGATTGGGTCGGGCCGGGATCCGGCGCCGATCCGGCGATGCAGGCCCGCAAGGCGGATGTGGTCGATGCGGCGCTGGCCTTTCACCACGGCCATCTCGACGACCCGTTGGAGGTGCTGCGCAGGGTCGGCGGCCGCGAGTTCGCGGCGATAGCCGGCGCTATCCTCGCCGCGCGGATGCAGAAGATTCCGGTGCTGCTCGACGGCTTTGCCGCAACGGCTGCCGCAGCGGTGCTTTATGCCGCGAACCCTTCAGCGCTAGACCATTGTCTTCTCGCCAGCCTGTCGCCGGAGCCTGCGCACGCCAAGGCCGCCGAGCTGCTTGGCTTCCGTCCGCTGCTTGACCTCCGCATAAGCCATGGCGAAGGGGCAGGGGCAGCACTTGGCGCAGGCCTGGTCAAGGCGGCGGCGATGACCAGTTCGGGCATGGCGGCGGCTGTGCGGGGCTAG